The genomic window CGTCCCACTGGCAGCCGGTCCGGTCGAGGTAACGGATCGCGTCCACGATGTCCCGGCGGGGGTAGGTGATCGGCCGGCCGCGTCCGCTCCCGGCCGGCACGTGCGGAGCCAGGACCTGCCATTCGGCATCCGAGGTGTCGGACGGATAGTGCCGTGGCCGGGCGGTGGGCAGGTGATCGTCAACGGTGGCCGGGGTGGCGGATGCGGCGACGCCGGCGACAAGGTATACAGACAGGGTTGGGCCTTCGGTCGTGCTGGTTTAGTCGCCTTTGCTCGTATCCGAAGGCCCTTCCCCATGTCACGCCGCCACGCCGGGGCCGTCACGATTGTCGATCTTCGCCAGGACCGGCGACCGCCCGAACCCCTTATTTACCAGGCTCTTAGACGGGCGGTCGCGTGACCTGCTGTGACATGGCCGGCGCGCTGGTCACGCCCCGCCTTCGACTTGAGCCACCCCCGCTTTCATGGAGCTTCTCGATCATGGTCTGATGGCCATGGGGAGGAAGTCGTCCGTGGCAGCACCGAAGAAGTACCCCGACGAGCTACGCCAGCGCGCTGTGCGCTTGTATCGCGAGTCGGACCCGAAGCCCGTGATCCGGCGCCTGGCCGAGCAGCTCGGCGTGCATCACGAGGCGTTGCGGAACTGGATCAGGCAGGCCGAGGCCGACGCGGGCGAGCGTCACGACCGGCCCACCAGCGAGATGGCCGAGGAGAACCGCCGGCTGCGCAAAGAAGTCGCCGAGCTGCGGCGGGCGAACGAGATCCTGAAAGCGGCGAGCGCGTATTTCGCGGCGGAGCTCGACCCGACCCGGCGGCGGTCATGACGTTCATTTATGAACACCGTGACCAGTTCGCGGTCGCGCTCCTGCTACGGGTCCTCAACGTCGGCGCCTCGACCTACTACGCGTGGGTCAAGCAGGTCGAACAGCCCTGCGACCGTGACGTAGTCGACCTGGGGTTGCTGTCCAACATTCACGAGATCTGGGCCGCGTCGGGGCACACCTACGGACCGGGTGCACCGGCAGCTACGCCGCGACGGCATCCGCGTGGGCCGCAAGCGGGTGGAGCGGCTGATGGCGCAGCAGGGCTGGCAGGGTGCGTTCCTGCGCCGAGGCTGGCGCGGCGGCTCCACGAAGCAGGACCCGCGGGCGACGCCGGCGCCGGATCTGGTCAACCGTCAGTTCACCGCAACCGGGCCGAACCGGCTCTGGGTCGCCGACGCCACCCGCATCCCATGCGGCGAAGGCGTGTTCTGGCTGGCAGCGGTCCGCGACGCCTTCTCCCGCCGGATCGTCGGATGGAAGACCTCCGACCGCTGCGACACCGACCTCATCCTCGCCGCACTCGAATACGGCATCTGGTCCCGCGACGTCCGCGACGGCCAGTTGATCCACCACAGCGACAGGGGGTCCAACTACACGTCCTTCCGCTTCGCTGAACGCTTGCAGGACAACGGAATCCTGCCCTCGATGGGCTCCGTCGGCGACTCGTACGACAACGCGCTCATGGAGAACTTCTGGTCGACGCTGAAGATCGAACTCGTCTACCGCACGAGCTGGCGCACCCGCGACGAGGCCGAGAACGCGATATTCGCCTACATCGACGGCTGGTACAACACCCGCCGCATCCAAAAGGAACTGGGCTACCTCAGCCCCGACGAGCACGAAACCGCCTGGCACGCCCGCCAGAAGGAACCAGCCGAACCAACTATCACTACCCCTGCACCAGCCGGCAGCAGGTAACCACCGCTCCATCAAAGCGGGGGGGAACTCAATCTTCGCCAGGCTCAGCAACCGCCTGAACCCCTTATTTACCAGGCTCTAAATACCTGCGCCGTTCGAGGCCTGGATGGCCGCCGCGATGGTGTCGTCGACCTCATCTGGGCGGTTTGTCGCCCGTCCTCTCGGCGGCTATCCGTCGCCTGCGGCCAGCCGTGACCCGCCACCACAGAAACATCAGCGCGCCGGTGAGCACCTGGGGAACGAAGGTCCCGGCCCGCCACACGAGGGTCACGGCGAGAGCCTGGCCCCAGGTGGCACCGAACGCGGTAAGCAAACCGGTCAGGGCCGCGTCGACGGTGCCTAGACCGCCGACGGTGACCGGAATGAACGTCACGATCACCGCGAACGAGAAGGCCGCCAATGACTCCTGCCAGCTCACCCCGAAGTTGTCGTGGGCGCCTTTCTCTAGGCCCGCCAATGCGAGGAACAAGATCGACCACGAGGTGAGCTGCGGCAACAGGGTCGCCGCGACCACCCGCGCCCACCGCGTCTTCATGACCTCGACTACGCCCGAGCGGAAGTCGACCACCTTGCCGGTGAGATTGGCCGTCCGGCGGTGACGCAAGGGCCGCGCCGTCGCGTTGAGGAGCCGCTCTGCCAGGTGCCCGACCCTGCGGGCCCCGTCCTCACTACGCAGAATCACCACAAACGCGGAAACGGCGATGCCGACGCCTAGAACCCCGACGATCGCGATCAGCACGTAGTGCCATCTCACCTCTCCGCTGACCAGCAGCGACAGGACACCCACGACAGGCATGACGAGCGTGGCGAGAACGCTGAAGCCGCTTGACATCGCGGCCGCGCTCGCCGCCGCCCCCCTATCGCACCGGTAGGACTCGAGCATGTCGTACTCGACACCGAGACTGATGGCGCCGCCGGCCGGCACGACATTGCTCAAGGCGAACGAGGTCTGGTCCACCACGAAGGCTGGTCCATATCGCAGCCCAGGCAGCACGGCCTGCAATTGCCACGCGCCCGCGGCGAGGTTGACCACTGCCGCGCCGAGGAGGGCGACGAGGTAGGCGATCGGCATCCGCTGGATCGACGCCCAGGCCTGCGAGTAGTCGGCGAATCGAGGAAAAGCACCGACGAACACGATCACGAGAACGGCGACCGTCACGGCGGACACGACCACTCTTCGGGTGAGGTGCCTTCGGCGCCGCGCGTGGACGCCTCCGCCCGGTGTCGTCCCGCCGGCGCCTGCCTTCGAAGGGCCCGCCCTCATCGACCCGACCACGACGGCGGCCTACCCACCAACGCCTGACTCCTCACCCCCGTTACACGGCCCTTCGCCAGTATCGCCGATGTGACGGCAGTTTTACCGATCCACGGGACTGCAGGAGCCGGCGCACCTTCGCCAGTCCTACGTCGCGCTGGTCCAGCGGTCCACTGACGTCCGGCGCGATCCGGCCGAGTCCGCCACCTTGGCTACTTGCGTGGCTACTCGGCTGGCACCCACCGGTTCTACGACCATCGCCAAGCGCTCTCGCTCCAAGGCAACGGACGATGCCAGCTTGGGCGGGAGCGTGCCGACGACGATTAACCGGTCCGCACCCACGTCACGGGGGCCATCGCGAGCGCGCTCGGACGAATGGGGGCGTTGTCGAGGCCTGACTGGTTGGCCTCCGATTAGGCTGCGAACTGTGAGCGGACAGTTGAGAGCCCCACGATCGGCAGCTCCGGCCCGACGCTAATCGGATCGGGTGGCAGTGTCGCGACGTCGGCCGGCATCTTGAACGGGAGGTAGTGGTGGGCGACCGGTACGACACCTACGCCGAGCTGGCCGCCGTCGACGAGGAGGGCGTTGACTACGCCCGGACGGTGCTAAACGTGCCGACGACGTCGTGGGCAGCCATCGCAATCCACGGCGGCGGCATTGAAGAGGGCAGCGGAGAGTTGGCGCTGGCCGCAGGCGACGGACTCATGGACACCTACGTGTTCGCCGGCATCAAATCCCACCACAACTCCGATCTGCACATCACCTCCATCGATTTCGACGAGCCGCAATGCCTAGCCGTGGTAGGAGGAGCGGACAGAACCATTTCCTTCCACGGCTACACCGGCCCGACTGGCGAAGCCGAAACCGCCCTTGGCGGAGTGGACAGCGACCTTGAACGAAAAATCTCGACCGCGCTGACCAACAGCGGGTTCAGGCTCACGTCCGGTTCGATGGAGATAGCCGGAACCGACCCCCGCAACATCTGCAACAAAAACCGGCGAGGCGTCGGGGTGCAGCTAGAGCTATCTCATGCCCTGCTCAAGTCGTTCTTCCCGAAGGGGGATTTATCCCGAGCGATGAGAGAGTCGGGGCAACGGACGCAGCGCTTCTACGACTACGTCGAGGCCATTAGATCGGTGGTTGGAACACCCTAGCCCGACGTGCGGCAACACCCCTCGACCCGCCATCCCGATGCTCACTGATCCACCCTGGTCCATGCCGGCTGGTGTCACGCTGGCGGTGCAAGGCCCGGTTGTCGCCGAGTCACTGCTGCTGATGCTTGCCCTTCGAGAAATGCTTGAGACCTGTGGATCGGTCGGGAAGGGGCGTACCTTCCCGATGATCGGATAGGTCTCGAGCAAGGCCGACGTTGGCGCGTCGGTCGGGATGGCACGCCCGGTGTTGACTGTAGTCGCCGAGGACGGGGCGAGGCGTGAGGGCGTCTCGCTGTTGGATGACATCGTTCGGGAGGGCGCGCGGCGGATGCTGGCCGCCGCGTTGGAGGCGGAGGTTGACGCCGCCGAGCTGGCCGACGAACGCGACGATCGGGGCCGGCGCCTGGTGGTGCGTAACGGTCACGCGCAGCCTCGGCAGGTGATGACCGCCGCCGGCGCGGTGGAGGTGACCGCGCCGCGGGTAAATGACAAGCGGGTCGACGGGGAGACCGGGCAGCGCAAGCGGTTCCAGTCGGTGATCTTGCCGCCGTGGTGCCGTAAGTCGCCGAAGGTTGCTGAGGTGTTGCCGCTGTTGTATCTGCACGGGCTGTCGACCGGCGACTTCGTACCCGCGTTGGAGTCGTTCCTGGGCTCGGCCGCCGGTCTGTCGTCGGCGACGATCACGAGGCTGAGCAAGCAGTGGGTCGACGACTACCACGCCTTTTGCGCTCGGGACCTGTCGCAGGTCGACTACGTGTACGTGTGGGCCGACGGGGTGCACATCAACGTGCGTCTGGACGAGGACAAGCTGTGCCTGTTGGTCATCGTCGGGGTCCGCGCCGATGGGACCAAGGAGCTGGTTGCCCTCGCTGACGGCTATCGGGAGTCGACCGGGTCGTGGGCGGACCTGCTGCGTGACTGCGCCCGCCGGGGTATGCGCGCCCCGATGCTGGCCGTCGGTGACGGTGCGCTGGGGTTCTGGGCAGGGCTGAGGGAGGTCTTCCCCGACACCCGGCACCAGCGTGACTGGGTGCACAAGGTCGCCAACGTGTTGGCGGCGATGCCCAAGTCCGCCCATCCGGGTGCGAAGGCAGCTCTGGCAGAGGTCTACAACGCCGAAGACAAGCGGCACGCCCGCACCGCAGCGAAGCGGTTCGCTGACGTCTACGGCGCCAAGTTCCCCAAAGCCGTGAAGAAGGTCGTTGACGACTTGGACGAACTGCTGGCGTTCTACGACTTTCCCGCCGATCACTGGATCCACCTGCGCACCTCAAACCCGATCGAGTCGACCTTCGCCACGCTGCGCCACCGCACCCGCGTCACGAAGGGACCCGGCAGCCGCGCCGCCGGGCTGGCCATGGCGTTCAAGCTCATCGAGTCCGCGCAGCAGCGGTGGCGGGCGGTCAACGCACCGCACTTGGTCGCTCTGGTCCGCGCCGGCGCCCGCTTCCAAGACGGTGTGTTGGTGGAACGTGGCGAGGTACAGGCCGCGTGATGCCCACCGACGCACCACAACTGCAGATCGTCGAAGTTGAACTCGCCGAGGCGCACACGCTGGTCGTGGTTGCTCGCTGCCTTGCGGGGATCGTGCGTCCTGGCACACGCTTGCGGCGCATCCGCGACGCCGCACAACCCGTCGATCTCACCGTTACCGAGCTTTGGCGCTACCCCGGCCTACAGGTCGAAGCGATCGATGGGGACTGCCCCGGGTTCGGTTGACTCGCGGGGTTGAGTGGTTCAGGCCGCGTGTGCGGGCCTGTTGATTGTCTCAAACTCGATCGGGGTAAGCCGGCCCAGGCGTCTTTGCCGTCGGCGCCGGTGGTAGGTGCGTTCGATCCAGGTCACGATCGCCAGGCGCCACACCGTGCTGGCTGCGACCCGGCAACCCAGCCTGAGGAGTTCACCCTGCACCCGGCGGTGACCCCAGGTCGGGTTCTCCCAGGCCAGGCGCAACACCATGGCACGGATCTCCCCCCGTATCGGAGGACGCCCGGGTCGTCGTTGCGGGTAGGTCCGCCTCCGGGCGACCAGCTCACGGTGCCACCGGAGCAAGGTGGCCGGGGTGACGAAGAACGTCGACCAGCGGGTACGAGGCAGCAGCCGAGACAGGGCTGACAGCACGGCTCGGTCGGTCGACTCCAGGTCCGAACGTGCGACCTGGCGGCGCAACACCGCGACCTGATGACGCAACACCAGGAGTTCGATGTCCTTCGACCGCTCGCCGCGTAAGCACTGCACCACCAGCCGCAGGACTGACACAGGATCAGGTAGCCGAAGGACAGGAACATGCCCGCCACGATGCCCGGGGACGGTTGATCCGCCCCGCACAAAACCGCACTTCAGGGGCCAGAATCAGGTTTCCGAGCGGTGCAAGGTCATCGAGGTGCTCGTCTCGGCCCGCCGTGATGCCGCCGCGGCCCGGCGGTTCTTCCAGCGGCACTGCGGATGCTGAAGGTGACGCCCAGCGAAGTCGTCACCGACGCCGCCCCGGTCTACCCAGCGGTGCTCGACGACCTGATCCCCTCGGCCTGGCACCACGTCGAGCGGCACGCGAACAATCCGATCGAGGCCGATCACAGCCAGCTCAAGCATCGGTTACGACCCTGCCCTTGCCGAAAACCTCATCCGCCCTGGTGGGAGCTGGTGTGCGGGGTCAGGGACGTGGCCATGGCTGCGGGGACCTCGCGCGGTAATCCGGGACCGTGACGGGAAGTTCCCTGCCCTGTTCGACGCCGTCCTGAAGGACGCGGGCATCGAGGTCGTGCTCAGCGGCGTCCGGAAGCTCGATCATGGAGCGGTGGGTACAGACCTGCCGGCGTGAACTCCTGGACCGCACCCTGATCTGGAACCAGCGGCATCTTCTCCACGCCCTGCGCGAGTTCGAACGGTTCTACAACAGGCACCGCCCACACCAGGGCATCGCGAACGCACGACCGTTGTACCCTTTGCCCGCACCGGTCGCCGACCCGGACAAGATCGCCCGCCTCGCCATACGAAGACGCGATCGTCTCGGCGGTGTTCTCCACGAGTACGAGCATGCCGCATGACCTGCGCGGACGAGGTTTTCGGCAAATACAAGGTCGAGGTCGAGCTCGGCCGGCCGGGTTACGCGGGTAGTGACCAGCCGGGCGTGGCCAGTAGGGCGCCGTCGTCGCCGACGAGCAGGGCCTCGTACCCGGGTAGCGTGGCGAGCCATGTCACCGCCTGAGGTCCCTGCGCAGCCGCTGCGGTGGCATACACGTCCGCCCAGGTCAGGGACGGGCCGATGACGGTGACCGAGCGCACGCCCCGGGCGGGGGCGCCGGTGTGCGGATCTACGATGTGGGCCCCGCGGTGTGCACTGCCCGAGGTCGCGATGGCCCGGTCAACGACCTCGATGGTGGTGAGGAGCTTGTCGGGCTGTGCCGGATCCTCCACGCCTACGCGCCAGGATCCGCGTACCGTCATGTCCCCACCGGCATTCATGTAGAACTCGTACCCCTCCAGGTGCTCCGCGGCGCGCTCGACGGCCCAGCCCTTAACGAGGCCGGACGGGTCGAAGTGGGTGCCACCGCCGGGTTCGGGAAGGTAGGCGTTGAAGTAGCCGCTGGTACGCTGCCGCGCCTGCTCGCACAGGTCGAGCACCGCGTCGACCAACGGATCATGTACCGGCTCTCCCCGGTTCAGCGCGCTCAGCCGGCTGTCCGGGCGGTACAGGCTGAAGACGGCGTCCATCGCGCGCAGTTCGGCGAAGGCCCCGGCGACGGCGTCCGCCGCCGCCGGAGAGTCGGCACCGGGACCACGCACATGCACGCTGACGGGCAGACCCATGATCTGCTCGACGAACGCCCGCCTGGTCACGGCCGGGCCTTGAACTGGGCGGCGTCCAGCGCGGCCTGGAGCGACTCCGTGTAGCCCTCGCTCGTCACCGTCGCGCCGGACACCGCGTCGATGTCCGCGCTCTGCGCGGCGAGCGCCTCGGCGCGCAGCTTCGGCACCGCGTTCTTGTTGATCTCACTGTCGCGGTTGTTCGAGTTCGGCACCTTCAGCGGCGTGATCTCGGTGATCTTGCCGCCGCTGATCTCGGCCTGCACCTGGACGCGCCCCCGCTTCGTCTGCACGACTGGGCCGTCGGCGACGGTGGAACCGGACCGTGCCCCGGTGCCCCGTGACGTCCCGGGCTCCGCCGGCGCACCAGTCACCACGCCCGGCGTGCTTGCGCCGCCAACAGCCTCGGCCGAAGGCGAGCTGTCGGGTCCGGTCGACGTCTTGTAGGTGAAGAGAAGTACCACCACGGCGATCGTGGCGAGGAACCACATCGTAATCTTACGCATGTCGTCCTCCTCGGGTCAGCTTGTGAGCGCCATGAGGATGGGGGAGTTACCAGGTAAAGCGCTCAAGATGAATGTGCTCCGCCGGCACGCCTACCTGCCGCGCCGCCCGTACGACCGTTTGCATCCACTCATCCGGACCGCAGACGAACACGTCGTGCTGCGCAATGTCTGGGACAAGCTCACGCAAGGCTTTCGCGTCGTCGTCGAACCCGGCCGGCAACCACGAGTTCTCCCGCCCGCGCGGCCCCAACAGGTACTCCACCCGCACGCCGCGGTCGGCCGCGAGGCGCTCCAGTTCTTGGCGAAACACCAGGTCTTCTGCCGAGCGCGCCCGGTACAGCAGTGTGGCTTCGCCCGGCGCGTAGGGTAACTCTTCCAACAACGTCCGCAGCGGGGTAATTCCGATCCCGGACGCGATCATGGTGACCCGCGCAGCCGTGCGCCGGGCGGCGGTCAGCCGGCCGTACGGCCCCTCAATCAGCACACGAGTCCCCGACCGTAACTCTGATACCTTCTCGCTGCCCTCGCCGCGGGATCGCACCGTGATCCGCAGCATGTCCTCACGCGGTACGGCGGACATTGAGTACGGATGGCCGCGACTCCAACCCGGGCCGCTGAGGAAGCGCCACTGGAAGAACTGCCCGGCGCGCGCGGGCAACTGGTCCAGGTGGCGTCCGCGCATGTAGATCGAGTGAACGCCTGGGGCCTCTGGGACGACTGCGGCGACCGTGAGTCGGTGCCGCAGCGTCCGCCAGGCCGGTAGGCCGAGCCGGAAGGCGACAACCGCGCCGGCGCACGCGGCGTACGCGGTCCACCAGTACAGCGTCGCGGCCCGGGAGCTGGTGAAGTCGGCCCCGGTCCAGAGCTGATGCGGCAGCGCCAGGCCGACGCCGAGGTAGGCGTACAGGTGCAGCAGGTGCCACGCCTCGTAGCGCAGCCGCCGCCGCGCGGCCCGCAGGGAGGTGAGCACGACCATCGCCAGGGCGGCTGCCCCGGCGACCGCCAGCAGCATTCCCGGGTACGTGGTGACGAGGCTCCACGCCTCATTTGTCACGGAAACCCCACCCGTCGCGGCGTATCCGACCGTGATCAGCACGATGTGCGCGAGCAGCAGATCGAAGGACACGAACCCGACGACGCGGTGCCAACGGGCGAGATTGTCCTGTCCGTAGGTGCGCTCGATCCACGGCACGCGCGCCATCAGCAGCACCTGGATGAGCAGCAGGTCGGCCGCGACAAGCCCGGTCAACCGGCCGAGCGACGTCAGGCCCTCCGCCCAGCCACGAAGATCCTGCACACCGCCGCCCCGCACCCAGAGCGCGACGACGATCAGCACGCTGACCGCGCCGGCCGAGGCGATCACATCGGCCCACCACGACCACGCGGCGGTTCGTACGGGCCTGGCTGCCGCGCCAGCCCCCTGCGCCGCCCCAGTCACAATCCCCCCTCCCGCGCCAGCCCCGCCCGTTCGCCCATTAACCGTCGGATTTCCCCATTGCCATCTCTGGGATCCGCCGACGAGCGTGTAGTGCGATCGGAGAATCGGTCAGAAAACGTCGCCCCGGACAAAGATGATTGAGCGCGATCGCGTCTATTCACCGGCGAGTTTGGGTAGCGGCACAATGGCTGCGTCTCGATGATGCCACCTCGTGGATACGGCCCTCCTCACATCCTTGAAGACGAGGAGTCGGCCTCGCGGGACATCGCGGAAATTGGAAACGGCGGGACCTTCCGGCCTCTCTAGTGTTCTGAGTCCGTATTTTCCTGTTAAATCTGGTATGGGTGATGGTCGTGGAAGTTGGCGCCGCTGGAGTTGACCGGGGCCGAGCGTGAGGCGTTGGTGATGCTGCCTTCAGTCGTCTCGCCAGTTTGGGTGGTTTCGTTGGTGGCGCGTTTGGTGAGGTTGTCGATCATGGCGATGCGGATCATGCTGGCGGAGTTGTCGGGTAGGGCTTCGTAGTCACGGGCCAGGCGCCGGTGCAGCATGATCCAGCCGAGGTGCGTTCGATGACCCATCGGCGTTTGACTACCGAGAACCTTTGATGTGCTGGTCTTTGACGACGACCTCGACATCGATGCCGAGGGTGGCGCCGTGTTCGATCACCCTGTTCTTGAAGCCGGCGTCGACCCAGGTCTTGGGGAACTGTTGCGTTGCCAGATCGCTGGGCGCGGTGATGCTCAGGTCTCGGCTGGGATCAGATCGCCCGGGCGAACTCGGTGAACGCCGCGGCTACCCGCAGAGCGGGCGGGGCGTCGATACCGAGTTCGTAGTGGCCGCGGCGGAGGTTCTGCATGAAGGCGTGCCCGGCGATGACCACTTGGGCCGTCCGGCCGCTGCGCAGCCCGCGCATCGGCCGCAGTCGGTGTTTAAGCTGGCTGTGATCGGCCTCCTGCCGACCGCCGGGCATCCGGCGTTACGAGGGTGACTTGGCGCCGCCGGGCAGGGCGACCAGGGC from Micromonospora kangleipakensis includes these protein-coding regions:
- a CDS encoding transposase encodes the protein MSVYLVAGVAASATPATVDDHLPTARPRHYPSDTSDAEWQVLAPHVPAGSGRGRPITYPRRDIVDAIRYLDRTGCQWDALPADFPHHKLVYHYFTTWTRDGTLNRMHNSLRELPFPS
- a CDS encoding transposase, with the translated sequence MELLDHGLMAMGRKSSVAAPKKYPDELRQRAVRLYRESDPKPVIRRLAEQLGVHHEALRNWIRQAEADAGERHDRPTSEMAEENRRLRKEVAELRRANEILKAASAYFAAELDPTRRRS
- a CDS encoding IS3 family transposase, which translates into the protein MHRQLRRDGIRVGRKRVERLMAQQGWQGAFLRRGWRGGSTKQDPRATPAPDLVNRQFTATGPNRLWVADATRIPCGEGVFWLAAVRDAFSRRIVGWKTSDRCDTDLILAALEYGIWSRDVRDGQLIHHSDRGSNYTSFRFAERLQDNGILPSMGSVGDSYDNALMENFWSTLKIELVYRTSWRTRDEAENAIFAYIDGWYNTRRIQKELGYLSPDEHETAWHARQKEPAEPTITTPAPAGSR
- a CDS encoding lysylphosphatidylglycerol synthase transmembrane domain-containing protein; this translates as MSAVTVAVLVIVFVGAFPRFADYSQAWASIQRMPIAYLVALLGAAVVNLAAGAWQLQAVLPGLRYGPAFVVDQTSFALSNVVPAGGAISLGVEYDMLESYRCDRGAAASAAAMSSGFSVLATLVMPVVGVLSLLVSGEVRWHYVLIAIVGVLGVGIAVSAFVVILRSEDGARRVGHLAERLLNATARPLRHRRTANLTGKVVDFRSGVVEVMKTRWARVVAATLLPQLTSWSILFLALAGLEKGAHDNFGVSWQESLAAFSFAVIVTFIPVTVGGLGTVDAALTGLLTAFGATWGQALAVTLVWRAGTFVPQVLTGALMFLWWRVTAGRRRRIAAERTGDKPPR
- a CDS encoding poly-gamma-glutamate hydrolase family protein, translating into MGDRYDTYAELAAVDEEGVDYARTVLNVPTTSWAAIAIHGGGIEEGSGELALAAGDGLMDTYVFAGIKSHHNSDLHITSIDFDEPQCLAVVGGADRTISFHGYTGPTGEAETALGGVDSDLERKISTALTNSGFRLTSGSMEIAGTDPRNICNKNRRGVGVQLELSHALLKSFFPKGDLSRAMRESGQRTQRFYDYVEAIRSVVGTP
- a CDS encoding IS256 family transposase — its product is MLTVVAEDGARREGVSLLDDIVREGARRMLAAALEAEVDAAELADERDDRGRRLVVRNGHAQPRQVMTAAGAVEVTAPRVNDKRVDGETGQRKRFQSVILPPWCRKSPKVAEVLPLLYLHGLSTGDFVPALESFLGSAAGLSSATITRLSKQWVDDYHAFCARDLSQVDYVYVWADGVHINVRLDEDKLCLLVIVGVRADGTKELVALADGYRESTGSWADLLRDCARRGMRAPMLAVGDGALGFWAGLREVFPDTRHQRDWVHKVANVLAAMPKSAHPGAKAALAEVYNAEDKRHARTAAKRFADVYGAKFPKAVKKVVDDLDELLAFYDFPADHWIHLRTSNPIESTFATLRHRTRVTKGPGSRAAGLAMAFKLIESAQQRWRAVNAPHLVALVRAGARFQDGVLVERGEVQAA
- a CDS encoding DDE-type integrase/transposase/recombinase, whose translation is MLKVTPSEVVTDAAPVYPAVLDDLIPSAWHHVERHANNPIEADHSQLKHRLRPCPCRKPHPPWWELVCGVRDVAMAAGTSRGNPGP
- a CDS encoding transposase, coding for MERWVQTCRRELLDRTLIWNQRHLLHALREFERFYNRHRPHQGIANARPLYPLPAPVADPDKIARLAIRRRDRLGGVLHEYEHAA
- a CDS encoding FAD:protein FMN transferase; its protein translation is MTRRAFVEQIMGLPVSVHVRGPGADSPAAADAVAGAFAELRAMDAVFSLYRPDSRLSALNRGEPVHDPLVDAVLDLCEQARQRTSGYFNAYLPEPGGGTHFDPSGLVKGWAVERAAEHLEGYEFYMNAGGDMTVRGSWRVGVEDPAQPDKLLTTIEVVDRAIATSGSAHRGAHIVDPHTGAPARGVRSVTVIGPSLTWADVYATAAAAQGPQAVTWLATLPGYEALLVGDDGALLATPGWSLPA
- a CDS encoding FMN-binding protein, with translation MWFLATIAVVVLLFTYKTSTGPDSSPSAEAVGGASTPGVVTGAPAEPGTSRGTGARSGSTVADGPVVQTKRGRVQVQAEISGGKITEITPLKVPNSNNRDSEINKNAVPKLRAEALAAQSADIDAVSGATVTSEGYTESLQAALDAAQFKARP
- a CDS encoding ferredoxin reductase family protein — its product is MIASAGAVSVLIVVALWVRGGGVQDLRGWAEGLTSLGRLTGLVAADLLLIQVLLMARVPWIERTYGQDNLARWHRVVGFVSFDLLLAHIVLITVGYAATGGVSVTNEAWSLVTTYPGMLLAVAGAAALAMVVLTSLRAARRRLRYEAWHLLHLYAYLGVGLALPHQLWTGADFTSSRAATLYWWTAYAACAGAVVAFRLGLPAWRTLRHRLTVAAVVPEAPGVHSIYMRGRHLDQLPARAGQFFQWRFLSGPGWSRGHPYSMSAVPREDMLRITVRSRGEGSEKVSELRSGTRVLIEGPYGRLTAARRTAARVTMIASGIGITPLRTLLEELPYAPGEATLLYRARSAEDLVFRQELERLAADRGVRVEYLLGPRGRENSWLPAGFDDDAKALRELVPDIAQHDVFVCGPDEWMQTVVRAARQVGVPAEHIHLERFTW